ATGCCGCCGGTCCAGATGCCGGGGTCGTAGGTCGGGTAGCTCGCCATCGCGACCATCCGGCCGGTGCGCACGTCCATCACGACCGCGGCCCCGGCGTCGGCGGGGCGGCCCTGCTTGCGCGCGCCGTCGATCGCGTGCTTGAGGGCGTCCTCCGCCGCGCCCTGCACGCCCGCGTCGATGCTGGTGACGAGGTTGCTGCCGGCGGTCGGGGGCTGCTCCTGCGCGGTGCCGGTGACGCGGCCCTGGCTGTCGACCAGGACCTTGCGGAACCCGGGCTCGCCGCTCAGCGCGGAGTCGTACTGCGCCTCCAGGCCGTCGCGCCCGACGAGGTCGACGCCGCTGTAGCCGGTGACCTTCAGGCCCTTGCGCTTGTCGAGCTCCTCCTGCGTGACGGGCTGGAGGTAGCCGAGCAGCTGCGCGGGGCGCGCGCCCTCCGGCTGGGGGTAGTCGCGGACGGCCTGGACCTGCGCGGTGATCCCGGGGAAGTCCTCCTGCCGCTCCATGATCTGCAACGCCCGCTTGGGGTCGACGTGGTCCTCGACGGGGATCGGCTGGTAGGGGGAGCCGGGCCAGCACGGCCGCTTGATGCCGGGCCCGCACAGCCGGGTCCGCTTGGCCATCTCCTCCTGGGACGTGCCGAGCACGGCGGCGAGCCGCTTCAGGACGGTCTGGCCGCCGTCCTTCTGCCGCGACAGCGTGGTGCGGTCGACCGACACGACGAGGGCGCTGCGGTTGCGCACGAGCGGCCTGCCGCGGTCGTCGAGGATCATCCCGCGGGTGGCCGGGACGACGATGTCGCGGGTGCGGTTCTCGGCGGCGACCGCCCGGTAGTGCTCGCCCTCCAGGACCTGGAGCGCCCACATCCGCCCGATCAGGACGAGCAGCAGCGCGGCGACGAGCACGTACAGGACGACGAGGCGGAAGTGGGTCCTCGGGTTCACAGGGTCCCGCTCCGCCCCGACATCGCGCGGTAGCGGGCGGCGGGCACGGCCAGGCGGTCGCCGCGGGCGCGCTCCCCGCGTTCGTAGCGGCGGGTGGCGCGCAGCACCGCCCACACCACGAACGGGCTCGCGATGACGTCGTAGAGCACCTGCAGCGGCACCATGCCGGACACGGACGCCCACGCGGCGCGCGGGTCACCGAGGATCATGCCGGTGCCCGCGTACACCACGGTCCCGGCGAGCGCGCCGGCCGCGACGGCGAAGAACGGCACCGCGGACTGGCGGTCCATCTCGGCGGACGCGACGCCGCACAGGTACCCGATGAGGCAGTAGACGAGCGCGTACCGGCCGATGGTGTGGTCGGCGGGCGGGATGATGTCGGCGGCGAGGCCCGCGAGGAACCCGGCCACCATGCCGGTCATGGAGCCCGCGACGAGCGCGAGCGCCACCACGGCCAGCAGCACCAGGTCGGGCTGGACGCCGCCGGGCAGCGGCAGCCGGTTCGCCACCGACACCTGAAGGATCAGCGTCACGACGATCACCACGGCGGTCACCGCGGCGCGGCCGGCCGGCGACGCCTCGGGCGGGTTCAGCACGTCAGTCCCCCCGTGTCGGATTCGTGGACGGGCTCTTGGAGTGGCGCGGCCTCGCCTTCGGGCTCTTGCTCGCCGACGGCGTCGCGGTCGCGGTCGGAGTCGGGGTCGGCGGAGGCGGGGGCTTGGGCGGCAGCACCGCGTCCCGCGGGTCGGTCTTCGGCGGGGCGACCACGACGGCGACGACGTCCAGGCTGGTGAAACGCACGAACGGCCGGACGTAGGCGGTGCGGGTCAGCCCGCTGGTGGACCGCTCGATCCGCTCGACCATGCCGATCGGGACGCCCGGGACGTAGGGCTTCTGCCCCTGCGATCCGAGCGTGACGATCCGCTGGCCGACCCGGATCGGCGCGGCGGCGTCCAGCAGCTGGAACCGCAGCGGCGTCGCGCTGCCCCGGCCGAGTCCGCGCCGGCCCCGGCCCTGGATGATCCCGATCTCCTTGGACTCCTCCAGCCGGGAGCCGATGGAGGACGTCTGGTCGGTGGCGAGCAGGACGGTGGCCGTCGCGGGCCCGACCCGGGTGACGCGCCCGACGAGGCCGTCGGCGCTCATCACGGTCATGTCGGGCCTGACCCCGCTGCGGCTGCCGGCGTCGATGGTGACGGTGTCCTCGAAGCCCTGCCCCGCGGAGATCACCTGCGCGGCGTGGATCTTGTAGCCGCCCATCCCGGCGGTGCCGAGCAGCCTGCGCAGCTGCGCGGACCGGTCCTGGTCGAGGCGGCTGGAGCGCAGTTGCTCGCGCAGCCGCTGGTTCTGCCGCGCGAGCCGGTCGGCGCGGCGCCGCTCGCCCGGCGCGTCGGTGATCGCGTCGAAGGTGTTGCCCACGGGCCGGACGACGGACGCCGAGGCCCGCTCCACCGGGCCGAACACCGTCGCGCCGACGCCGCGCAGGCCGCGCAGCGGCGAGTCCTGCCCGCCGCGGTAGTCAATCGTGATCATCGCGAGCGCCACGACCAGCAATGCGCCGAGGACCACGCGGGTGCGCCGGGTGTCCTTCACGCACCGACCTCCCGTTCCCTTGTCC
The sequence above is a segment of the Actinomadura coerulea genome. Coding sequences within it:
- the mreD gene encoding rod shape-determining protein MreD, producing MLNPPEASPAGRAAVTAVVIVVTLILQVSVANRLPLPGGVQPDLVLLAVVALALVAGSMTGMVAGFLAGLAADIIPPADHTIGRYALVYCLIGYLCGVASAEMDRQSAVPFFAVAAGALAGTVVYAGTGMILGDPRAAWASVSGMVPLQVLYDVIASPFVVWAVLRATRRYERGERARGDRLAVPAARYRAMSGRSGTL
- the mreC gene encoding rod shape-determining protein MreC — protein: MKDTRRTRVVLGALLVVALAMITIDYRGGQDSPLRGLRGVGATVFGPVERASASVVRPVGNTFDAITDAPGERRRADRLARQNQRLREQLRSSRLDQDRSAQLRRLLGTAGMGGYKIHAAQVISAGQGFEDTVTIDAGSRSGVRPDMTVMSADGLVGRVTRVGPATATVLLATDQTSSIGSRLEESKEIGIIQGRGRRGLGRGSATPLRFQLLDAAAPIRVGQRIVTLGSQGQKPYVPGVPIGMVERIERSTSGLTRTAYVRPFVRFTSLDVVAVVVAPPKTDPRDAVLPPKPPPPPTPTPTATATPSASKSPKARPRHSKSPSTNPTRGD